From Candidatus Hydrogenedentota bacterium, the proteins below share one genomic window:
- a CDS encoding nitrous oxide-stimulated promoter family protein, whose protein sequence is MAAFEHKRMNREFQTVRCMIGMYCRGHHALAAGALCAECAELLEYARVRLGKCPFQEGKTTCAKCPIHCYTPGMREKTRAVMRYAGPRMLFRHPVLTLFHYLDGLRKKPETPKRRRKTRRVH, encoded by the coding sequence ATGGCCGCATTCGAGCATAAACGAATGAACCGGGAGTTCCAGACGGTCCGCTGCATGATCGGGATGTACTGCAGAGGGCATCACGCGCTGGCGGCGGGCGCGTTGTGCGCGGAATGCGCGGAGTTGCTCGAATATGCGCGGGTCCGTTTGGGCAAGTGCCCGTTCCAGGAGGGGAAGACGACCTGCGCGAAGTGCCCGATTCACTGCTACACGCCCGGGATGCGCGAGAAGACGCGCGCCGTCATGCGCTATGCGGGCCCGCGCATGCTGTTTCGCCACCCCGTACTGACGCTCTTCCACTACCTCGACGGCTTGCGGAAGAAACCGGAAACGCCCAAGCGCCGCCGCAAGACCCGCCGCGTGCATTGA
- a CDS encoding exo-alpha-sialidase, with translation MLLAIFAALILVPGDAGPDSAACYSQWTVAAHGDGFGHGLPCLARLSDERMLLTWSRNTADGADFAVLGAFSADGGCSWSEPRVFLDAPGEVDADPSIVVDGARVLVTCTRTNFREGIRSSRTWCVRSEDNGRSWSEPYEIPMNRVYTCGKCHRGLRLKSGTLLMGYSWDVICEQGQAHESEGQMDLRAGVMRSTDGGLTWANGGDTHAEYDKVSGGAVSGTDEPALAEMPDGSVYMLMRTGGTRLYEARSDDEGQSWRDVQPSPLAGTNAPAALCAFESEQGPGVLAVWDNARERLPLCAAVSFDGCQTWTAPRDIAAPYLPGGQASYPSCERAPDGAFVVAWQQDVRGGRDVRIARFSLGWLLHGESVKTIVLFGESTTAPRGPLRIFGQVIAERLGAAAHVVNMGIGGENTDAARGRYERDVLAFQPDYVVIYYGLNDAAIDVWKDATEPRVSVARFTENLAHFVDAAKQAGAVPILMTPNPLAWNPQQRELYGKPPYDVTDPEGHNAVLTGYVDAVRGLAQEKQAPLVDVFALLREEARETGYARLLLDGVHPNDYAHALIADALMPYLK, from the coding sequence ATGCTCCTTGCGATATTTGCGGCTCTTATCCTGGTTCCGGGCGATGCGGGGCCGGACAGCGCGGCCTGCTACAGCCAGTGGACCGTGGCGGCGCACGGGGACGGGTTTGGTCATGGCCTGCCGTGCCTGGCGCGGCTTTCCGACGAGCGCATGCTGCTGACCTGGAGCCGCAACACGGCGGACGGCGCGGATTTTGCCGTGCTGGGCGCCTTCAGCGCCGACGGCGGCTGTTCCTGGTCCGAGCCGCGGGTGTTCCTTGACGCGCCCGGCGAGGTGGACGCCGACCCAAGCATCGTCGTGGACGGCGCTCGCGTGCTGGTGACGTGCACGCGCACGAATTTCCGCGAGGGCATCCGTTCCTCGCGCACGTGGTGTGTGCGCAGCGAAGACAACGGCCGGTCCTGGTCCGAGCCGTACGAAATCCCGATGAACCGCGTGTACACGTGCGGCAAATGTCACCGCGGGTTGCGTCTGAAATCCGGCACGCTGCTGATGGGCTATTCGTGGGACGTGATTTGCGAGCAGGGCCAGGCTCACGAGAGCGAGGGGCAGATGGACCTGCGCGCGGGCGTCATGCGCTCGACGGACGGCGGACTTACCTGGGCCAACGGCGGCGATACGCACGCCGAATACGACAAGGTCTCCGGCGGCGCGGTCAGCGGCACGGACGAGCCCGCGCTGGCCGAAATGCCCGACGGCTCGGTATACATGCTGATGCGCACCGGCGGCACGCGCCTCTATGAGGCGCGGAGCGATGACGAGGGCCAGTCGTGGCGCGACGTGCAGCCCAGCCCGCTGGCGGGCACGAACGCGCCGGCCGCGCTGTGCGCCTTCGAGTCGGAGCAGGGGCCCGGCGTGCTCGCGGTCTGGGACAATGCGCGCGAGCGGCTGCCCCTGTGCGCCGCGGTGTCGTTCGACGGTTGCCAGACCTGGACCGCGCCGCGCGACATCGCCGCGCCGTATCTGCCCGGCGGGCAGGCGTCGTATCCGTCGTGCGAACGCGCGCCCGACGGCGCGTTCGTCGTCGCGTGGCAGCAGGACGTGCGCGGCGGGCGCGACGTGCGCATCGCGCGATTCAGCCTGGGCTGGCTGCTGCACGGGGAATCCGTCAAGACCATTGTGCTTTTCGGCGAGTCAACGACAGCGCCGCGCGGCCCGTTGCGCATTTTCGGCCAGGTGATCGCGGAGCGGCTCGGCGCGGCGGCGCATGTCGTGAACATGGGCATTGGCGGCGAGAACACGGACGCCGCCCGGGGCCGGTACGAACGCGACGTGCTCGCGTTCCAGCCGGACTATGTCGTGATCTATTACGGGTTGAACGACGCGGCAATCGACGTGTGGAAAGACGCGACGGAGCCGCGCGTCAGCGTGGCGCGGTTCACGGAGAATCTGGCCCATTTCGTGGACGCGGCAAAGCAGGCGGGGGCCGTGCCAATCCTGATGACGCCGAATCCTCTGGCCTGGAATCCGCAGCAGCGGGAACTCTACGGCAAGCCGCCATACGACGTGACTGACCCGGAAGGCCATAACGCGGTGCTGACCGGCTACGTCGATGCCGTGCGCGGGCTCGCCCAGGAGAAGCAGGCGCCGCTCGTGGACGTGTTTGCCCTGCTTCGGGAAGAGGCGAGGGAAACGGGGTATGCCCGCCTGCTCCTCGACGGCGTACACCCGAACGATTATGCGCACGCACTGATCGCGGATGCCTTGATGCCGTATCTGAAATGA
- a CDS encoding alpha-galactosidase, with translation MLSVLLASLALDFVAGVSPTPAELAEARQWTAAKFEGVSETPAPEAWLEVIENHGSVQPNARGGKPLRLGDRESRTGLYCHAPSAIIVRLPSPGARFEALAGVDSNDQTSGGRGAVVLSVEVDGRATWTSPLMHEGDAPQSVNVDLGGATAFTLRVADGGDGISCDQTDWAEAFVTLEDGARLPLGVLPLRDRVRAPLTVEPWFSFRMDGRSSSELLRKWQVSREQHALDAGRAEHVITYTDPASGVQARACCVAYDAFPVVEWTLYLKNTGAAESPVISDVMALDTCFERDAYAEFLLRHWNGTCVNRTDYEPRTTELQPGAQRVFTPAHGRPCAGEFPYYNLQYGAEGVVLAVGWPGKWKASFERDADRQIRIAAGQETTHFKLLPGEEVRAPLIALLFWKGDAVRAQNLWRRWMAAHNVPRRNGELPPPQMPAVSGNQFPGLLCNEADEFRYIDRFAEERIPITHWWMDAGWYVNKGDWTSTGTWEVDHARFPRGVRAVADHAHARGLKLILWFEPERVTAGSWLAEQHPDWVLGGKDGGLLNLGNPDAWRWAVDRLDGLIASEGVDFYRQDFNMDPLPYWRANDAPDRQGVTEIRHIEGYLALWDELVRRHPHLMIDSCASGGHRNDLETLRRAVPLLRSDYLFDSAGQQCHTYGLASWVPYWGTGIIDFDAYSFRSILGLDTTLSCDARRTDLDWDLLRRLAAEWQRAAPCFWGDYYPLTPYSRDEGVWIGWQFNRPEAGDGLVQAFRRAESPYVQAQFPLFGLEPDARYRVTNLDGGEMESTGAELMQAGLEIRIPTRPGAGLHLYERVRETR, from the coding sequence ATGTTGAGTGTTTTGTTGGCAAGTCTCGCGCTGGACTTCGTGGCGGGCGTATCGCCAACGCCCGCGGAACTGGCGGAGGCGCGGCAATGGACGGCGGCGAAGTTCGAGGGTGTTTCCGAAACGCCCGCGCCCGAGGCGTGGCTCGAAGTGATCGAGAACCACGGGAGCGTCCAGCCGAACGCGCGCGGCGGCAAGCCGCTGCGCCTCGGCGACAGGGAAAGCCGCACCGGCCTATACTGTCACGCGCCAAGCGCGATTATCGTGCGCCTGCCGTCTCCGGGCGCGAGGTTCGAAGCGCTCGCAGGCGTGGATTCGAATGACCAGACGAGCGGGGGGCGCGGCGCCGTGGTCCTTTCGGTCGAAGTCGACGGGCGCGCGACGTGGACCTCGCCGCTCATGCATGAAGGCGATGCGCCGCAATCCGTGAACGTGGACTTGGGCGGCGCAACGGCGTTCACACTGCGGGTCGCCGACGGGGGCGACGGCATTTCGTGCGACCAGACGGACTGGGCCGAGGCGTTCGTTACGCTGGAGGACGGCGCGCGCTTGCCGTTGGGCGTGCTGCCGCTGCGTGACCGGGTGCGCGCGCCATTGACAGTGGAACCCTGGTTTTCGTTCCGCATGGACGGGCGGTCCTCGTCCGAACTGCTTCGCAAATGGCAGGTCTCGCGCGAACAGCATGCGTTGGACGCCGGGCGCGCGGAGCACGTGATCACATACACGGACCCGGCCTCGGGCGTGCAGGCGCGCGCGTGTTGCGTCGCGTATGACGCATTCCCCGTCGTTGAATGGACGCTCTATCTCAAGAACACGGGCGCGGCCGAGTCGCCCGTCATCAGCGATGTCATGGCCCTCGATACGTGTTTCGAGCGCGACGCCTATGCCGAGTTCCTGTTGCGCCACTGGAACGGGACCTGCGTAAACCGCACGGATTACGAACCGCGGACGACGGAACTGCAGCCGGGCGCGCAGCGCGTGTTCACGCCCGCGCACGGCCGGCCCTGCGCGGGAGAGTTCCCTTACTACAATCTGCAATACGGCGCGGAGGGCGTTGTTCTCGCTGTCGGCTGGCCGGGGAAATGGAAGGCCTCCTTCGAACGCGACGCGGACCGGCAAATCAGGATTGCCGCGGGACAGGAAACGACCCATTTCAAGCTGCTGCCCGGCGAAGAGGTGCGCGCGCCGCTTATCGCGCTGCTGTTCTGGAAGGGAGACGCCGTGCGCGCGCAGAATCTCTGGCGGCGCTGGATGGCCGCGCATAACGTACCCCGGCGCAACGGCGAACTGCCGCCGCCGCAGATGCCCGCCGTCAGCGGCAACCAGTTCCCGGGCCTGCTCTGCAACGAGGCGGACGAGTTCCGCTACATCGACCGCTTCGCCGAGGAGCGGATCCCAATCACGCACTGGTGGATGGACGCCGGCTGGTACGTCAACAAGGGCGATTGGACCAGCACCGGCACTTGGGAGGTCGACCACGCGCGGTTCCCGCGCGGCGTCCGCGCCGTGGCCGACCACGCGCACGCGCGCGGGCTCAAGCTGATCCTGTGGTTCGAGCCGGAACGCGTTACTGCCGGGTCGTGGCTCGCGGAGCAGCACCCGGACTGGGTGCTCGGCGGCAAGGACGGCGGCCTGCTCAACCTCGGAAATCCGGACGCGTGGCGCTGGGCCGTGGACCGTCTCGACGGCCTGATCGCGAGCGAGGGCGTCGATTTCTACCGACAGGACTTCAATATGGACCCGCTGCCGTACTGGCGCGCAAATGACGCGCCGGACCGGCAGGGCGTCACGGAAATCCGGCACATCGAGGGCTATCTCGCGCTGTGGGACGAACTCGTGCGGCGGCATCCGCACCTCATGATCGATTCGTGCGCGAGCGGCGGCCACCGCAACGACCTCGAAACGCTGCGCCGGGCCGTGCCGCTCCTGCGCAGCGACTACCTCTTCGACTCGGCGGGGCAGCAGTGCCACACGTACGGTCTGGCGTCGTGGGTCCCCTATTGGGGCACGGGCATCATCGATTTCGACGCTTACAGCTTCCGCAGCATTCTCGGGCTCGACACTACCTTGAGCTGCGACGCACGGCGCACGGACCTGGACTGGGACCTGCTGCGCAGGCTCGCCGCGGAGTGGCAACGCGCCGCCCCCTGTTTCTGGGGCGATTACTATCCGCTGACGCCGTACAGCCGCGACGAGGGCGTCTGGATCGGGTGGCAGTTCAATCGCCCGGAAGCGGGCGATGGCCTGGTGCAGGCATTCCGCCGCGCCGAAAGCCCGTACGTGCAGGCGCAGTTCCCGCTGTTCGGCCTCGAGCCGGACGCGCGTTACCGGGTCACAAACCTGGACGGCGGCGAAATGGAGTCGACCGGCGCCGAACTGATGCAGGCCGGACTGGAAATCAGGATTCCCACGCGTCCCGGCGCGGGCCTGCACCTCTACGAGCGGGTCCGGGAAACCCGGTAG